In the Sinomonas cyclohexanicum genome, TACCGGACGACGAGCCGGGCACGAAGCGGGTCGACCCGGCCGGCCGGGATCTACGGGAATGAATCAGTGGCGCTCAAGGCCTGGACCGCGTCCCGGCGGGGGCAGATGCTGCCGCAGGGCTACCCCGAGGCGAAGCATTGGTGGGAGCCCGTATCCGCCAACCGTCTCACGGTGCCCCATCTCGGGCTCTCGCTGGCTATGGAGCCCTTCGACGCGGCGTTCGCGGACACCATCCACCGCCTGCCCTTCACGGAGGCTGTGGTTGTCGTGGATGCGCTCCTCGCCGGGCGCGATGGGCTCAAGGTGCGGCGCACGGCCGGGCAGCTCCGCGCCCTCCAGGCTTCGCTGCCCACCGCGAGCGCTCGCGCACGGACCGGGGGTGTGCTCGACTTCGCCGATGCCGGCTCGGAGTCTGTGGGTGAATCGTTCAGCCGCGCGCTCATGTGGGAGCTCGGGTTCGAGATGCCGCAGCTTCAGGTATCGATCACGCGGGACGGGCGGTGGATCGCCCGGGCGGACTTCTGCTGGCCGAAGCTCAAGCTCGTAGGCGAATTCGACGGACTCCAGAAGTACCTCCGCTCACGGGAACTCTCGGGGAAGTCCGCGGCCGAGGCGGTGGTCGCGGAGAATCTGCGCGAGGACGAGATCCGAGCGGCCGGGTATGGCGTGGTGCGTGTACTGACCGGGATGCGGCGGGGGAGACCCGCAACCCACCGCACCCGAAGGTGAACACTCACACTGTGGGCGGGGCTGTGAATATTCACCCGAGCCTGTGAGTATTCACCCTGTGTTCACGGTCGGGGCGCCGGATTCCCCAGAGCCCCCCAGCGCGGGATGGTTCACTAGAGCCATGACAACAACACTGAACGCTGGCATCGATGACCAGCTCATCACCATGAATCGCAAGCTCATCGGCCTCGACGTGGACGGTACTCTCGTGGACCACTACGGCCACATGTCCCCGGCCATCCGCGAGGCCGGGGCCGCCGTCGTGGGCGCGGGCCACGAGGTCGTCATCGCGACCGGGCGCTCCCTCGGCGCGACGCTGCCGGTCGTCGAGCTCCTCGGCGTCGACCACGGGTACGCCGTGTGCAGCAACGGCGGTGTGGTCGTCCAGATCCATGCGGGCGCGAACGGCGGCTACACCGTGATCGACCGCCGCTCCTTCGACCCGGCCCCCGCCCTCAGGGCCCTCCGCCACCGCCTCCCCAACGCGAAGTACGCCCTCGAGGACATTGAGGGCAACTTCCTCTCCACCGAGCGGTTCCAGGACGCGAGCTTCGGCGTCGAGGCCCGCGGCGTGTCCTTCGGCGAGCTGCTCGAGGCCGAGGCCGTCCGCCTCGTCGTGTTCTCGACCGATGCCACGGCCGAGGAGTTCGGCGAGGCCGTCCAGTCCATCGGCCTCCACGGTGTGA is a window encoding:
- a CDS encoding HAD family hydrolase; its protein translation is MTTTLNAGIDDQLITMNRKLIGLDVDGTLVDHYGHMSPAIREAGAAVVGAGHEVVIATGRSLGATLPVVELLGVDHGYAVCSNGGVVVQIHAGANGGYTVIDRRSFDPAPALRALRHRLPNAKYALEDIEGNFLSTERFQDASFGVEARGVSFGELLEAEAVRLVVFSTDATAEEFGEAVQSIGLHGVTYSVGWTAWLDIAAHGVTKASGLEHVRSLLGVDRADTVCIGDGRNDIEMLQWAGRGVAMGQAPAEVKAAANEVTAPVEEDGAAAILRSLL